One part of the Ovis canadensis isolate MfBH-ARS-UI-01 breed Bighorn chromosome 8, ARS-UI_OviCan_v2, whole genome shotgun sequence genome encodes these proteins:
- the TAAR9 gene encoding trace amine-associated receptor 9, with protein MVNNFSQAEAVELCYQNVNGSCVKTPYSAGPRAILYAVLGLGAVLAMFGNLLVIIAILHFKQLHTPTNFLIASLACADFLVGVTVMPFSTVRSVESCWYFGESYCKFHTCFDTSFCFASLFHLCCISIDRYIAVTDPLTYPTKFTVSVSGICIVLSWFFSVTYSFSIFYTGANEEGIEDLVVALTCVGGCQAPLNQNWVLLCFLLFFIPTVVMVFIYGKIFLVAKYQARKIESTASQAQCSSESYKERVAKRERKAAKTLGIAVAAFLVSWLPYVIDAVIDAYMNFITPPYVYEILVWCVYYNSAMNPLIYAFFYPWFRKAIKLIISGQVLRVDSSTINLCSEEADID; from the coding sequence atggtgaACAATTTCTCCCAAGCTGAAGCTGTGGAACTCTGCTACCAGAACGTGAATGGGTCCTGTGTTAAGACTCCTTACTCAGCAGGTCCTCGGGCAATTCTATATGCAGTCCTCGGTTTGGGGGCTGTGCTGGCCATGTTTGGAAACTTACTGGTCATTATTGCTATTCTTCACTTCAAACAGCTGCACACTCCCACTAACTTTCTGATCGCATCTCTGGCCTGTGCGGACTTCTTGGTGGGAGTGACTGTGATGCCCTTCAGCACAGTGAGGTCGGTGGAGAGCTGCTGGTACTTTGGGGAGAGCTACTGTAAATTTCATACTTGTTTTGATACTTCCTTCTGTTTtgcttctttatttcatttatgctGTATCTCGATCGATAGATACATTGCTGTTACTGACCCTCTGACCTATCCTACCAAGTTTACGGTCTCTGTTTCAGGAATATGCATTGTTCTCTCTTGGTTCTTTTCTGTCACATACAGTTTTTCTATCTTTTACACGGGGGCCAATGAGGAAGGGATTGAGGACCTAGTAGTTGCTCTCACCTGTGTAGGaggctgccaggctccgctgAATCAAAATTGGGTTCTACTCTGTTTTCTCCTATTCTTTATACCCACTGTTGTCATGGTGTTTATATACGGTAAGATATTTTTGGTGGCTAAATATCAGGCCAGGAAGATAGAAAGTACAGCCAGCCAAGCTCAGTGCTCCTCAGAGAGTTACAAGGAAAGAgtagcaaagagagagagaaaagccgCGAAAACACTGGGTATTGCCGTGGCAGCTTTTCTGGTCTCTTGGCTTCCATACGTTATTGATGCTGTGATCGATGCTTATATGAATTTTATAACTCCTCCTTATGTTTATGAGATTTTAGTGTGGTGTGTTTATTATAATTCGGCTATGAATCCCTTGATTTATGCTTTCTTTTATCCATGGTTTCGGAAGGCAATAAAGCTTATCATAAGTGGCCAAGTCTTAAGAGTTGATTCATCTACAATTAATTTATGTTCTGAGGAAGCAGACATAGATTAA
- the TAAR8 gene encoding trace amine-associated receptor 8: MTSNLSQPDTVQFCYESVNRSCIKSSYSPASRVILYTVFGFVSLLAIFGNFLVMISVLHFKQLHSPANFLIASLACADFLVGVTVMPFSMVRSVESCWYFGARFCALHSSCDVAFCYSSLFHLCFISIDRYIAVTDPLVYPTKFTVSVSGICISISWILPIVYSGAVFYTGVSDDGMEELVSALNCIGGCQIVVNQEWVLISVLIFFIPSLIMVILYGKIFIVAKQQALKIENTGSKAESESYKSRVAKRERKAAKTLGVTVIAFMISWLPYTIDILIDAFMGFITPAYIYEICCWGAYYNSAMNPLIYALFYPWFRKAMKVILTGGLFNDSSSTISLFSE; this comes from the coding sequence ATGACCAGCAATCTTTCTCAACCTGATACCGTGCAGTTCTGCTATGAGAGTGTGAACAGATCTTGTATTAAATCTTCCTACTCACCTGCATCTCGGGTAATTCTGTACACAGTGTTTGGCTTTGTGTCTTTATTGGCTATCTTTGGAAACTTCTTGGTGATgatttcagttcttcacttcaagCAGCTGCATTCGCCAGCCAATTTCTTGATCGCCTCTCTGGCCTGCGCGGACTTTCTGGTGGGAGTGACCGTGATGCCCTTCAGTATGGTCAGGTCCGTGGAGAGCTGCTGGTACTTTGGAGCCAGATTTTGTGCCCTTCACAGTTCCTGTGATGTGGCATTTTGTTACTCTTCTCTCTTCCACTTGTGCTTCATCTCCATCGACAGGTACATTGCTGTTACTGACCCCCTGGTCTATCCCACCAAGTTCACAGTGTCTGTGTCAGGGATAtgcatcagcatctcctggattCTGCCCATTGTGTACAGCGGAGCTGTGTTCTACACAGGTGTCAGTGATGATGGGATGGAGGAATTAGTAAGTGCTCTCAATTGTATAGGCGGCTGTCAAATTGTTGTAAATCAAGAATGGGTTTTGATAAGTGTTCTGATATTTTTTATACCTTCCCTCATTATGGTAATTCTTTATGGTAAGATTTTTATTGTAGCTAAACAACAAGCtctaaaaattgaaaatactgGCAGCAAAGCAGAATCAGAGAGCTACAAATCCAGAGTggccaagagagagagaaaagcagctAAAACACTGGGGGTCACAGTAATAGCATTTATGATTTCATGGTTACCATATACAATTGATATATTAATTGATGCCTTTATGGGTTTCATAACCCCTGCCTATATTTATGAGATTTGCTGTTGGGGTGCCTATTATAACTCAGCCATGAACCCTTTGATTTATGCTTTATTTTACCCTTGGTTTAGGAAAGCCATGAAAGTCATTTTAACTGGGGGACTTTTTAATGATAGTTCATCAACTATTAGTTTATTTTCAGAATGA